In the genome of Candoia aspera isolate rCanAsp1 chromosome 1, rCanAsp1.hap2, whole genome shotgun sequence, one region contains:
- the CHRM4 gene encoding muscarinic acetylcholine receptor M4 produces the protein MANFTNGNFTKEGITKYKVVELVFIATVTGSLSLVTVVGNILVMLSIKVNRQLQTVNNYFLFSLACADLIIGIFSMNLYTVYIVKGYWPLGAVVCDLWLALDYVVSNASVMNLLIISFDRYFCVTKPLTYPARRTTKMAGLMIAVAWILSFILWAPAILFWQFIVGERTVPEGQCYIQFLSNAAVTFGTAIAAFYLPVVIMTVLYIHISLASRSRVRRHKPESKKEKRTKPLSFLKSPLVKQNNNNSPKKVVEVKEEAKNGRVEEQPLQPSETTGHQEEKETSNESSTVSITQTNKEKQGLEIVPADTGESPAHPRTNPASKWSKIKIVTKQTGTECVTAIEIVPDKEARSTPVTLSNSRPVNVARKFASIARSQVRKKRQMAAREKKVTRTIFAILLAFILTWTPYNVMVLINTFCDYCVPDTVWSIGYWLCYVNSTINPACYALCNATFKKTFKHLLMCQYRNIGTAR, from the coding sequence ATGGCCAACTTCACCAATGGCAATTTCACCAAGGAAGGCATCACTAAGTATAAAGTCGTGGAGTTAGTGTTCATAGCCACTGTAACTGGGTCACTTAGTCTTGTCACTGTGGTTGGAAATATCTTGGTCATGCTGTCCATCAAGGTGAACCGCCAACTTCAGACTGTCAACAACTATTTCCTCTTTAGCTTGGCCTGTGCTGACCTGATAATTGGCATCTTCTCAATGAATCTCTACACAGTGTATATTGTCAAGGGCTATTGGCCACTTGGGGCTGTAGTGTGTGACCTCTGGCTGGCTCTGGACTATGTAGTGAGCAATGCCTCTGTCATGAACTTACTTATCATCAGTTTTGACCGCTATTTCTGCGTTACCAAACCACTAACCTATCCAGCTAGGCGGACAACCAAAATGGCAGGATTGATGATTGCAGTTGCTTGGATATTATCCTTTATCCTCTGGGCACCTGCCATATTGTTTTGGCAGTTCATCGTTGGAGAGAGGACAGTGCCAGAAGGACAGTGCTACATTCAGTTCCTCTCCAATGCAGCTGTAACCTTCGGCACAGCCATTGCTGCTTTCTACCTCCCAGTGGTTATCATGACTGTGCTGTACATCCACATCTCATTGGCCAGCCGGAGCCGTGTGAGAAGGCACAAACCGGAGAGCAAGAAAGAGAAGCGGACTAAGCCACTCAGCTTTCTGAAAAGCCCGCTGGTCAAGCAGAATAACAACAATTCTCCCAAGAAAGTGGTGGAGGTGAAGGAGGAAGCAAAAAATGGGAGAGTAGAAGAGCAGCCCTTGCAACCATCTGAAACTACTGGCCACCAAGAGGAGAAAGAAACCTCCAATGAATCCAGCACAGTAAGCATCACCCAGACCAATAAGGAGAAGCAGGGGCTGGAAATTGTACCGGCTGACACAGGTGAGAGCCCTGCCCATCCACGGACCAACCCTGCCTCTAAGTGGTCCAAAATTAAGATAGTCACTAAACAAACTGGGACTGAATGTGTCACTGCCATTGAGATTGTCCCGGACAAAGAAGCCCGTTCCACCCCAGTTACCTTATCAAACAGCCGTCCAGTTAATGTTGCCAGGAAATTTGCTAGCATCGCCAGGAGTCAGGTCAGGAAGAAGCGACAAATGGCAGCTCGAGAGAAGAAGGTCACCAGAACCATTTTTGCCATCTTGTTAGCTTTCATTTTGACATGGACACCTTACAATGTAATGGTCCTCATTAATACTTTCTGCGATTATTGTGTTCCTGACACAGTCTGGTCCATTGGGTACTGGTTGTGCTATGTCAACAGCACCATCAACCCAGCTTGTTATGCCCTTTGCAATGCTACCTTCAAGAAAACCTTTAAGCATCTTCTTATGTGTCAGTACAGGAACATTGGTACTGCGAGATAA